A genomic window from Struthio camelus isolate bStrCam1 chromosome 2, bStrCam1.hap1, whole genome shotgun sequence includes:
- the ACBD5 gene encoding acyl-CoA-binding domain-containing protein 5 isoform X2, producing MAETGSVHATRFEAAVKVIQSLPKNGSFQPTNEMMLKFYSFYKQATQGPCNIPRPGFWDPIGRYKWDAWSALGDMTKEEAMIAYVEEMKKILESMPMTDKVEELLQVIGPFYEIVEDKKKRGSDLTSDLSNVMTSTPKIKAVNGKAESSDSGAESEEEGLREDEEKELQLNGKEYKNVKSDSGAAKDLESVVTNGCYKDSFIPDMQNGIQTKSALNGLNVEEEIKKMEQSLELANNTAHQGAVEENTEEISGTPHLTSDSDSEVYCDSMEQLGLEEPLEIMTSAKGSLKCSSHFLDVDHSLLLENTDFPGHACMTHGNLQLGNNVEETVQEKGEVKCGGEDGKTNNGGPHKEKKGGEKVDFYGVRRGRGHRLQPLGDGAQGGQMGSGGDGERWGSDRGPRGSLNEQIAVLLMRLQEDMQNVLQRLHMLEAVTASQARSATLPSNYQPASSAKKPSWWPFEISPGILAFAIVWPFVAQWLVHVYLQRKRRKLN from the exons atggcggagacgggctcggtgcacGCCACCAGGTTCGAGGCGGCCGTGAAGGTGATCCAGAGCCTGCCCAAAAACG gTTCATTCCAGCCAACGAATGAAATGATGCTGAAGTTCTATAGTTTTTATAAGCAAGCAACCCAAGGACCCTGTAACATTCCAAGACCTGGATTTTGGGATCCGATTGGTAGATATAAATG GGATGCTTGGAGTGCCTTGGGAGATATGACCAAAGAAGAAGCCATGATAGCATAtgttgaagaaatgaaaaag ATTCTTGAGAGTATGCCAATGACGGACAAAGTTGAAGAATTACTACAAGTAATAGGCCCGTTCTATGAAATAgtagaagataaaaagaaaagaggatctGACCTAACCTCAG ACCTTAGTAATGTCATGACTTCCACTCCAAAAATAAAGGCTGTGAATGGGAAAGCCGAAAGTAGTGATAGTGGAGCTGAATCAGAAGAAGAAGGGCTTCGTGAGGACGAAGAAAAAGAACTACAGCTAAATGGAAAGG AATATAAAAACGTGAAGTCAGACTCAGGAGCTGCTAAGGATTTGGAAAGTGTTGTCACTAATGGTTGTTACAAGGACAGCTTTATCCCGGATATGCAGAATGGCATCCAGACCAAATCTGCCCTGAATGGCTTGAACgtggaggaagaaataaaaaaaatggagcAAAGTCTAGAACTGGCTAATAACACTGCTCACCAAG GTGCAGTTGAGGAGAATACTGAGGAGATCTCAGGAACTCCACACTTAACTAGTGATTCAGACAGTGAAGTTTATTGTGACTCTATGGAGCAGCTTGGACTAGAAGAG CCCTTGGAGATCATGACGTCAGCCAAAGGATCCTTAAAGTGCTCATCCCATTTCTTGGATGTAGATCACAGTCTTCTGttagaaaatacagattttccaGGACATGCTTGCATGACTCATGGGAATCTCCAGCTTGGAAATAACGTAGAGGAAACAGTTCAAGAAAAAGGCGAagtgaagtgtggaggagaagaTGGCAAAACCAATAATGGGGGCCCTCACAAGGAgaagaaaggtggagaaaaagtGGATTTCTATGGTGTCAGAAGAGGGAGAG GGCATAGACTTCAGCCTCTAGGTGATGGTGCACAAGGCGGCCAGATGGGTAGTGGAGGGGACGGAGAGCGCTGGGGATCGGACAGAGGACCCAGGGGTAGCCTCAATGAGCAGATTGCGGTATTGCTGATGCGGTTACAGGAAGACATGCAGAATGTCCTTCAGAGGTTGCATATGCTGGAGGCGGTTACAGCCTCACAG GCAAGATCCGCAACACTACCATCAAATTACCAGCCCGCCTCCTCTGCCAAG aaaCCATCGTGGTGGCCCTTCGAAATTTCTCCTGGTATTTTAGCTTTTGCTATTGTATGGCCATTTGTTGCCCAGTGGTTGGTGCATGTATATCTTCAAAGAAAGCGAAG aaaactgaactgA
- the ACBD5 gene encoding acyl-CoA-binding domain-containing protein 5 isoform X1 has protein sequence MAETGSVHATRFEAAVKVIQSLPKNGSFQPTNEMMLKFYSFYKQATQGPCNIPRPGFWDPIGRYKWDAWSALGDMTKEEAMIAYVEEMKKILESMPMTDKVEELLQVIGPFYEIVEDKKKRGSDLTSVRMEKVSKYLEDLSNVMTSTPKIKAVNGKAESSDSGAESEEEGLREDEEKELQLNGKEYKNVKSDSGAAKDLESVVTNGCYKDSFIPDMQNGIQTKSALNGLNVEEEIKKMEQSLELANNTAHQGAVEENTEEISGTPHLTSDSDSEVYCDSMEQLGLEEPLEIMTSAKGSLKCSSHFLDVDHSLLLENTDFPGHACMTHGNLQLGNNVEETVQEKGEVKCGGEDGKTNNGGPHKEKKGGEKVDFYGVRRGRGHRLQPLGDGAQGGQMGSGGDGERWGSDRGPRGSLNEQIAVLLMRLQEDMQNVLQRLHMLEAVTASQARSATLPSNYQPASSAKKPSWWPFEISPGILAFAIVWPFVAQWLVHVYLQRKRRKLN, from the exons atggcggagacgggctcggtgcacGCCACCAGGTTCGAGGCGGCCGTGAAGGTGATCCAGAGCCTGCCCAAAAACG gTTCATTCCAGCCAACGAATGAAATGATGCTGAAGTTCTATAGTTTTTATAAGCAAGCAACCCAAGGACCCTGTAACATTCCAAGACCTGGATTTTGGGATCCGATTGGTAGATATAAATG GGATGCTTGGAGTGCCTTGGGAGATATGACCAAAGAAGAAGCCATGATAGCATAtgttgaagaaatgaaaaag ATTCTTGAGAGTATGCCAATGACGGACAAAGTTGAAGAATTACTACAAGTAATAGGCCCGTTCTATGAAATAgtagaagataaaaagaaaagaggatctGACCTAACCTCAG TTCGAATGGAGAAAGTCTCTAAATATTTGGAAG ACCTTAGTAATGTCATGACTTCCACTCCAAAAATAAAGGCTGTGAATGGGAAAGCCGAAAGTAGTGATAGTGGAGCTGAATCAGAAGAAGAAGGGCTTCGTGAGGACGAAGAAAAAGAACTACAGCTAAATGGAAAGG AATATAAAAACGTGAAGTCAGACTCAGGAGCTGCTAAGGATTTGGAAAGTGTTGTCACTAATGGTTGTTACAAGGACAGCTTTATCCCGGATATGCAGAATGGCATCCAGACCAAATCTGCCCTGAATGGCTTGAACgtggaggaagaaataaaaaaaatggagcAAAGTCTAGAACTGGCTAATAACACTGCTCACCAAG GTGCAGTTGAGGAGAATACTGAGGAGATCTCAGGAACTCCACACTTAACTAGTGATTCAGACAGTGAAGTTTATTGTGACTCTATGGAGCAGCTTGGACTAGAAGAG CCCTTGGAGATCATGACGTCAGCCAAAGGATCCTTAAAGTGCTCATCCCATTTCTTGGATGTAGATCACAGTCTTCTGttagaaaatacagattttccaGGACATGCTTGCATGACTCATGGGAATCTCCAGCTTGGAAATAACGTAGAGGAAACAGTTCAAGAAAAAGGCGAagtgaagtgtggaggagaagaTGGCAAAACCAATAATGGGGGCCCTCACAAGGAgaagaaaggtggagaaaaagtGGATTTCTATGGTGTCAGAAGAGGGAGAG GGCATAGACTTCAGCCTCTAGGTGATGGTGCACAAGGCGGCCAGATGGGTAGTGGAGGGGACGGAGAGCGCTGGGGATCGGACAGAGGACCCAGGGGTAGCCTCAATGAGCAGATTGCGGTATTGCTGATGCGGTTACAGGAAGACATGCAGAATGTCCTTCAGAGGTTGCATATGCTGGAGGCGGTTACAGCCTCACAG GCAAGATCCGCAACACTACCATCAAATTACCAGCCCGCCTCCTCTGCCAAG aaaCCATCGTGGTGGCCCTTCGAAATTTCTCCTGGTATTTTAGCTTTTGCTATTGTATGGCCATTTGTTGCCCAGTGGTTGGTGCATGTATATCTTCAAAGAAAGCGAAG aaaactgaactgA